The Leptotrichia hongkongensis genome has a window encoding:
- a CDS encoding Fic family protein, translating to MNNYKPPFQITEKMTVLIGEISEEIGRMSIFQEKISNPHLRRENRIKTIHSSLAIEHNSLSLEQVTAILDGKRVLGNPNEIKEVKNAYEAYELLTKLNPFSVKDLLNAHRLMMNGLVKENGKFRSQGVGIFAGRKVVHIAPPADLVPKHISSLISWYKTSSVHPLIKSAVFHYEFEFIHPFSDENGRIGRMWHTLLLGKWKKIFFWLPIEELIKKEQKEYYDTLAIADKEGESTIFVEFMLKIINDSLKEIKTSERITDQDNDQVTVQDSDQDKKPVEKLLSVLGDNVLSAVEIMEKLNLVHKPTFRKNYLNPALEAKLIERTIPDKPNSKNQKYRKSEKIIKR from the coding sequence TTGAATAATTATAAGCCACCTTTTCAAATAACTGAAAAAATGACAGTATTAATAGGTGAAATAAGTGAAGAAATAGGGAGAATGTCTATTTTTCAGGAAAAAATTTCAAATCCGCATTTAAGGAGAGAAAACAGAATAAAAACAATTCATTCTTCGCTTGCTATTGAACATAATTCTCTCTCGCTGGAACAAGTTACAGCTATATTGGATGGAAAAAGAGTTTTAGGAAATCCTAATGAAATAAAAGAAGTAAAGAATGCTTATGAAGCGTATGAATTATTAACTAAGTTAAATCCATTTTCAGTAAAGGATTTATTGAATGCTCACAGATTGATGATGAATGGGCTGGTTAAGGAAAATGGTAAATTTCGTTCTCAAGGAGTTGGTATTTTTGCTGGAAGAAAAGTTGTACATATTGCTCCGCCAGCAGATTTAGTACCTAAGCATATAAGCAGTTTAATTTCATGGTACAAGACTTCTTCTGTACACCCATTGATTAAAAGTGCTGTTTTTCATTATGAATTTGAATTTATTCATCCATTTTCAGATGAAAATGGTCGTATTGGAAGAATGTGGCATACTTTACTGCTTGGAAAATGGAAAAAAATATTTTTTTGGCTTCCGATAGAGGAATTGATAAAAAAAGAACAGAAAGAATATTATGATACTCTTGCAATAGCTGATAAAGAAGGTGAGAGTACAATATTTGTAGAGTTCATGCTTAAAATTATAAACGATAGTTTAAAAGAAATTAAAACTTCTGAAAGAATAACCGACCAAGATAACGACCAAGTAACCGTACAAGATAGCGACCAGGATAAAAAACCAGTCGAAAAATTACTTAGTGTCCTTGGAGATAATGTTTTATCAGCAGTAGAAATTATGGAAAAATTAAATTTAGTGCATAAACCTACTTTCAGAAAAAATTATTTAAATCCTGCCTTAGAGGCAAAATTGATTGAAAGAACAATTCCTGACAAACCTAACAGTAAAAATCAGAAATACAGGAAATCGGAAAAAATTATTAAAAGATAA
- a CDS encoding MFS transporter translates to MQSFFNLSMIIFEIPSGVMSDLYSRKKVYILSLVTLVITFSLIIFSKSLFWLSVAYVMYGVANALETGTIDVVLINSLKNNETGLQKFLKYQKQISTFSSILGSGIGFLLYFKIGVNIYFISIVLIFFNMLLTALFFSDENKKANENINFKIFKRHIAECISELKEKRVMKYYFIFFGIVQIFIQSHFQLWQKLFLDKGIGEKNFFVMYVLFQIIVIIAYNTNILMITAKKLYLLLILIFLLTINIIILKNNLIFTGIYLILCTFFFIINYYFEFHFNKILSKEK, encoded by the coding sequence ATGCAGTCTTTTTTTAACCTTTCAATGATTATTTTTGAGATTCCAAGCGGAGTAATGTCGGATTTATATTCAAGGAAAAAAGTTTATATTTTATCATTAGTTACACTGGTCATAACGTTTTCTCTGATTATTTTTTCCAAAAGTCTATTTTGGTTATCGGTGGCATATGTAATGTATGGGGTAGCAAATGCACTGGAAACTGGAACAATTGATGTAGTTTTAATAAATAGTTTGAAAAATAATGAAACTGGATTGCAAAAATTTTTAAAATATCAAAAGCAAATTTCGACTTTTTCTTCTATTTTAGGTTCAGGAATAGGATTTTTGCTTTATTTTAAGATAGGTGTAAATATTTACTTTATTTCCATTGTTTTAATATTTTTCAATATGCTTCTAACAGCCTTATTTTTTTCTGATGAGAATAAAAAAGCAAATGAAAATATAAACTTTAAAATTTTTAAAAGGCATATAGCCGAGTGCATTTCTGAGTTGAAAGAAAAAAGAGTAATGAAGTATTATTTTATATTTTTTGGAATTGTACAAATTTTTATCCAGAGCCATTTTCAGTTGTGGCAAAAACTTTTTTTAGACAAAGGAATTGGCGAAAAGAATTTTTTTGTTATGTATGTACTGTTTCAAATAATTGTGATTATCGCATATAATACGAATATTTTAATGATAACTGCAAAAAAGTTATATTTACTCCTAATTTTAATATTTTTATTGACAATAAATATAATAATTTTAAAAAATAACCTTATATTTACAGGAATATACCTAATATTATGCACATTTTTTTTCATAATTAACTATTATTTTGAATTTCACTTTAATAAAATCCTGTCAAAAGAAAAATAA